The genome window AGAAGAAGAACAGTAATCACAGGCCTGGCCGTCGGTCTCGGACTGGCAGCTCTGATGTTTACTGATGCCCTGATGGTCGGCATGACCAGGCATATGATAGATCAGACCACGAATGCATGGATGGGTGACGCGCAGATACACAGGGACGGTTTCAGAGATACCGGAAGGATAACTCTGACCATAAATGAACCAGATTCAATCACGCAAATGCTGAGGACGGATTCGATAGTGGATGCCTTTACCTTCCGGATAATCTCCCCTGCATCTCTCCAATCAACTATGGAGATGAAACCGGTAACAATGATAGGTATCGACCCTGAAACCGAACCAACAGTTTCAATGCTGGAAGCCGCCGTGGATTCCGGCAGTTACTTCAGCGGGGACAGCACCGATCTTATAATCGGATATAAGCTCGCGGATGATCTGGACGCCGGTCTTGGAGACCTGATCGTTATCACCGCCGCGGAAGCGGACAGCGGACTATCCAGTAATCTGTTCTTCGTAACGGGGATCTGCCATTTCGGAAGTGATGATCTCGACAGATATACCGCTTTTATCAATATCAATACAGCGGAAAACATGCTTGGCCTTGAAGGCAGATTTCATGAGATCGCAATTCGCTTTCCGGATTCAGAATTGGGAATGGACGAATCGCTCCCTTTCTGGAGCAGATTCTCTATCTGCGGAAACAAAGCCCGGGGCTGGGCAGCACTTGCCACACAGGTAACGGCAATGCTCAATATGACAAAACTGAGCATTGTTATTACAGCTGTAATCCTTTTCGGCCTTGTAGTTTTCGGAATTGTGAACTCCCTCTTCATGTCAGTTTACGAGCGGATGTACGAATTCGGAGTAATGAAGGCCGTAGGTACAAGACCGGGTACGATCAGCGTTATGGTAATACTGGAGGCATTCTGGCTTGCAGTGATCAGCATGATACTCGGTTCAATCATGGGATTAATAATCATATGGATCACATCGAAGACCGGTATCGATTTCGGCAGCATAGAGGTTTCCGGCGTAATATTCGACAGCGCAATACATCCGATTCTGAAATGGAACGGTATCTGGATATATCCGTTCTTCACGCTACTCCTGACAACGGCTGCTGGGGTCTATCCCGGTATCCATGCAGGAAGACTGAATGCTGCTGAAGCTATGAGAAAAAGCCTGTAAAGGACACGGAGAAAAGTATGAATAATGAGAAAGTAATCGAAGCAAAGGGTATTATTAAAACCTACGATGACTCAGGTGTGCCTGTTCAAGCAGTACGCGGAATTGACTATACACTGACAAAAGGAGAATTCACCGCGATTATCGGGCCAAGCGGTTCCGGCAAGACAACTTTCCTCAATGTAATAACCGGCCTCGATACTCCCACAGAGGGAGAGGTATGGCTCTCGGGAAGACTGCTATCTGAAATGAGCGGTAACGAACTCTCCGATTTCAGGAGGGATCACATCGGCTTCATATTCCAGGCATACAATCTGTTCCCTGTACTGACCGTTGAGGAAAATGTCGAGTACATTATGCTGCTCCAGGGAGTACCGAAGGAAGAACGGCACAGCAGGGTTATGAGCATGCTGGAAAAAGTCGGCCTCGCTGACTATGCTCACA of Candidatus Aegiribacteria sp. contains these proteins:
- a CDS encoding FtsX-like permease family protein gives rise to the protein MFGRLIRFAWHSIWKNRRRTVITGLAVGLGLAALMFTDALMVGMTRHMIDQTTNAWMGDAQIHRDGFRDTGRITLTINEPDSITQMLRTDSIVDAFTFRIISPASLQSTMEMKPVTMIGIDPETEPTVSMLEAAVDSGSYFSGDSTDLIIGYKLADDLDAGLGDLIVITAAEADSGLSSNLFFVTGICHFGSDDLDRYTAFININTAENMLGLEGRFHEIAIRFPDSELGMDESLPFWSRFSICGNKARGWAALATQVTAMLNMTKLSIVITAVILFGLVVFGIVNSLFMSVYERMYEFGVMKAVGTRPGTISVMVILEAFWLAVISMILGSIMGLIIIWITSKTGIDFGSIEVSGVIFDSAIHPILKWNGIWIYPFFTLLLTTAAGVYPGIHAGRLNAAEAMRKSL
- a CDS encoding ABC transporter ATP-binding protein produces the protein MNNEKVIEAKGIIKTYDDSGVPVQAVRGIDYTLTKGEFTAIIGPSGSGKTTFLNVITGLDTPTEGEVWLSGRLLSEMSGNELSDFRRDHIGFIFQAYNLFPVLTVEENVEYIMLLQGVPKEERHSRVMSMLEKVGLADYAHRLPSRLSGGQQQRVAVARAMVSKPSLVIADEPTANLDSKTSGALLDMMRQLNEDTGMTFLFSTHDEIVMKRAKMLVVLTDGKLDENNAPEEYE